A region of Crenobacter cavernae DNA encodes the following proteins:
- the rfaD gene encoding ADP-glyceromanno-heptose 6-epimerase, protein MSIVVTGAAGFIGANLVKALNARGITDIIAVDNLTRGDKFKNLIDCEIGHYVDKHDFLALLADGAYDGEVSAILHEGACSDTMNHDGKYMMENNYQYSLALLNFCQSEEIPFLFASSAAVYGGGQVFREEREFEGPLNVYGYSKFLFDQVLRQRMAEGLTAQVAGFRYFNVYGPREQHKGRMASVAFHNFNQYRETGKVKLFGGYDGWPDGGQSRDFVSVEDVVKVNLYFLDHPEKSGIFNLGSGRAQPFNDVAVATVNACRRFEGKPALTLAELVEQGILEYTEFPDALKGKYQSFTQADIGKLRSVGYTDDFLTVEQGVDRYVDWLITR, encoded by the coding sequence ATGAGCATCGTCGTTACCGGCGCCGCCGGTTTCATCGGCGCCAACCTGGTCAAGGCGCTGAACGCGCGCGGCATCACCGACATCATCGCGGTCGACAACCTGACGCGCGGCGACAAGTTCAAGAACCTGATCGACTGCGAGATCGGCCACTACGTCGACAAGCATGACTTCCTGGCCCTGCTCGCCGACGGCGCGTACGACGGCGAGGTCAGCGCGATCCTGCACGAAGGCGCGTGTTCGGACACGATGAACCACGACGGCAAGTACATGATGGAAAACAACTATCAGTACTCGCTGGCGCTGCTCAACTTCTGCCAGAGCGAGGAGATCCCCTTCCTGTTCGCGTCGAGCGCGGCCGTTTACGGCGGCGGCCAGGTGTTCCGCGAAGAGCGCGAGTTCGAAGGGCCGCTCAACGTCTACGGCTATTCGAAGTTCCTGTTCGACCAGGTGCTGCGCCAGCGCATGGCCGAAGGCCTGACCGCACAGGTCGCCGGCTTCCGCTACTTCAACGTCTACGGCCCGCGCGAGCAGCACAAGGGCCGCATGGCGTCGGTCGCCTTCCACAACTTCAACCAGTACCGCGAGACCGGCAAGGTCAAGCTGTTCGGCGGCTACGATGGCTGGCCCGATGGCGGCCAGAGCCGCGACTTCGTGTCGGTCGAGGACGTGGTGAAGGTGAACCTGTACTTCCTCGACCATCCGGAAAAATCGGGCATCTTCAACCTCGGTTCGGGCCGCGCGCAGCCGTTCAACGACGTCGCCGTCGCGACGGTCAACGCCTGCCGCCGCTTTGAGGGCAAGCCGGCGCTGACGCTCGCCGAGCTGGTCGAACAGGGGATCCTCGAATACACCGAGTTCCCGGACGCGCTGAAGGGCAAGTACCAGAGCTTCACGCAGGCCGACATCGGCAAGCTGCGCTCAGTCGGCTATACGGATGATTTCTTGACCGTAGAGCAGGGCGTAGACCGCTACGTCGACTGGCTGATCACGCGCTAG
- a CDS encoding PepSY-associated TM helix domain-containing protein, with amino-acid sequence MKTLKPAALWLHRRLGLYLSLFMLILGLSGALLVFKPEIVSATVDKTAAAPPDYQALVETARSRYQNTDVTLRFAAEPGEPVRAYTRVQGERRVMTLDPVSGAVIDDAGSADVFFLWLRVLHESLLMGDSGETLIGIVGVGLLLCALSGLVFWWPKRFRGALRLHPDTGSLPWHKSVHRAAGALAAIFLVAAALSGALLTFSKPVQGWVNRVAGTPDAPKLKVAPGAPLPVAELVARADGALPGGRLVDIRVPVKADEPWQFRKKLPGEIHPNGLSFVFVDAATGHVLRSQPIDKAPAGRRLMQWVYPLHTGELGGPLLRVFVLLAGLAGVYLGATGLWMWWARRQRRLARQAVPA; translated from the coding sequence ATGAAGACGCTTAAGCCCGCCGCGTTGTGGCTGCACCGCCGGCTCGGGCTCTATTTGTCGCTGTTCATGCTGATCCTCGGCCTCAGCGGCGCGCTGCTGGTGTTCAAGCCCGAGATCGTGAGCGCCACCGTGGACAAGACCGCCGCCGCGCCGCCCGACTACCAGGCGCTGGTCGAGACCGCCAGGTCGCGCTATCAGAACACCGACGTCACGCTGCGTTTTGCCGCCGAGCCGGGCGAGCCGGTGCGCGCCTACACGCGCGTGCAAGGCGAAAGGCGGGTGATGACGCTCGATCCGGTCAGCGGCGCGGTGATCGACGACGCCGGCTCGGCCGACGTCTTCTTCCTGTGGCTGCGCGTGCTGCACGAATCGCTGCTGATGGGCGACTCCGGCGAGACGCTGATCGGCATCGTCGGCGTCGGGCTGCTGCTTTGCGCGCTGAGCGGCCTCGTTTTCTGGTGGCCCAAGCGCTTCAGGGGCGCGCTGCGACTGCACCCGGATACCGGCTCGCTGCCGTGGCACAAGAGCGTGCACCGCGCAGCCGGCGCGCTCGCGGCTATATTTCTCGTCGCGGCGGCGCTGTCCGGCGCTCTGCTGACTTTCTCCAAGCCGGTGCAAGGCTGGGTCAACCGCGTCGCCGGCACGCCCGACGCTCCCAAGCTCAAGGTCGCGCCGGGTGCGCCGCTGCCGGTGGCCGAGCTCGTCGCTCGCGCTGACGGCGCGCTGCCGGGCGGGCGGCTCGTCGACATCCGCGTGCCGGTCAAGGCCGACGAGCCGTGGCAGTTCCGCAAGAAGCTCCCCGGTGAAATCCACCCGAACGGGCTCAGCTTCGTCTTCGTCGACGCGGCGACCGGCCACGTGCTGCGGAGCCAGCCGATAGACAAGGCGCCGGCCGGGCGGCGGCTGATGCAGTGGGTCTACCCGCTGCACACCGGCGAACTCGGCGGCCCGCTGCTGCGCGTGTTCGTGTTGCTGGCGGGGCTCGCCGGCGTTTATCTCGGCGCGACCGGGCTGTGGATGTGGTGGGCGCGCCGGCAACGGCGCCTCGCGCGCCAGGCGGTGCCTGCGTAA
- a CDS encoding TonB-dependent receptor: MGLALMPLYVHAEEAELPEIQVVGQAAGSYKAPVSRAATRIPMELKDVPQTVNVVNQALIRDQNATSFQDALANVVGIGQSVGDGQRDQITIRGFSAITDQFVDGVRDDSLYFRDLSNVEHIEVLKGPASVLYGRGSAGGLINRVTKKPTLDPVQTLGFQFDEFGQKRAEIDLGVAGESAQFRVTGAYEDSEGFRKQSFIDREAVAPSLMLNLSERTKLLLQADYLHDRRLADQGVPRYLGAPVDVPIETYYGSANGKDETYVDTDVKSQTATLEHEFSADTRFKQLVRHYEFDLARNYTTNVVNEPAKKVTVRHTRRLRDESGWFSQTELTHGFNALGARHELLAGLEVGKQDKAEIQWRRAASSLTTYDLFNPRLVSLGAPPSGANPDINNANKVDIAALYLQDLISAGRWKFLAGLRFDRIRQKRDDLTSANVDLDRTDNVWSPRAGVVYEVTPSTSLYASASRSFQPLADSFTFKRNSDDLKPEQTDGFEVGAKSDLLDGKASATLALFQIEKKNMLSGDPTDPTNRFVPIGRQQSRGVELSLAGQVLPGLEASAGYAYLDAVIKEARDSDGKSLDGKRPSLAPRHTANVWLKQSLGNDFYGTAGVRYVDERFASSTSNIVRLPAYTVGDIGLIYQGKRFEANLMLKNVADVKYYVSAHGAADDYNMPGAPRTLSLSTRFHF, from the coding sequence GTGGGCCTTGCCCTGATGCCGCTTTATGTCCACGCCGAAGAGGCCGAGCTGCCGGAAATCCAGGTCGTCGGCCAGGCCGCCGGCAGCTACAAGGCGCCGGTCAGCCGCGCCGCGACGCGCATCCCGATGGAGTTGAAGGACGTGCCGCAGACGGTGAACGTCGTCAACCAGGCCTTGATCCGCGACCAGAACGCGACCTCGTTCCAGGACGCGCTCGCCAACGTGGTCGGCATCGGCCAGAGCGTCGGCGACGGCCAGCGCGACCAGATCACCATCCGCGGCTTTTCCGCGATCACCGACCAGTTCGTCGACGGCGTGCGCGACGACTCGCTGTACTTCCGCGACCTGTCCAACGTAGAACACATCGAGGTGCTGAAGGGCCCGGCGTCGGTGCTGTACGGGCGCGGCTCGGCCGGCGGCCTGATTAACCGCGTGACCAAGAAGCCGACGCTGGACCCGGTGCAGACGCTGGGTTTCCAGTTTGATGAGTTCGGCCAGAAGCGCGCCGAGATCGACCTCGGCGTAGCGGGCGAGAGTGCGCAGTTCCGCGTCACCGGTGCCTACGAGGACAGCGAGGGCTTCCGCAAGCAGAGCTTCATCGACCGCGAGGCGGTCGCGCCGTCGTTGATGCTCAACCTGTCCGAGCGCACGAAACTCTTGCTGCAGGCCGACTACCTGCACGACCGGCGTCTGGCCGACCAGGGCGTGCCGCGCTACCTTGGCGCCCCGGTCGACGTGCCCATCGAGACCTACTACGGCTCGGCCAACGGCAAGGACGAGACCTATGTCGACACCGACGTGAAGAGCCAGACCGCCACGCTCGAGCACGAGTTCTCGGCCGACACCCGCTTCAAGCAGCTCGTGCGCCACTACGAGTTCGACCTCGCGCGCAACTACACCACCAACGTGGTGAACGAGCCCGCCAAGAAAGTCACCGTCCGCCATACCCGCCGCCTGCGCGACGAGAGCGGCTGGTTCAGCCAGACCGAACTGACCCACGGCTTCAACGCGCTGGGGGCGCGCCACGAGCTCTTGGCCGGCCTCGAAGTCGGCAAGCAAGACAAGGCCGAGATCCAGTGGCGTCGCGCGGCGTCGAGCCTGACGACCTACGACCTGTTCAACCCGCGGCTCGTCTCGCTCGGCGCGCCGCCGTCCGGCGCCAATCCGGACATCAACAACGCCAACAAAGTCGACATCGCCGCCCTCTACCTGCAGGACCTGATCTCCGCCGGCCGCTGGAAATTCCTGGCCGGCCTGCGCTTCGACCGTATCCGCCAGAAGCGCGACGACCTGACCTCGGCCAACGTCGACCTCGATCGAACCGACAACGTGTGGAGCCCGCGCGCCGGGGTGGTCTACGAAGTCACGCCGTCGACGTCGCTGTACGCTTCGGCAAGCCGCTCGTTCCAGCCGCTCGCCGACAGCTTCACGTTCAAGCGCAACAGCGACGACCTGAAGCCCGAGCAGACCGACGGTTTCGAGGTCGGCGCCAAGTCGGACCTCCTCGACGGCAAGGCGAGCGCGACGCTGGCGCTGTTCCAGATCGAGAAAAAGAACATGCTGTCGGGTGACCCGACCGACCCCACGAACCGCTTCGTCCCGATCGGCAGACAGCAGAGCCGCGGCGTCGAGCTGTCGCTCGCCGGCCAGGTGCTGCCGGGCCTCGAGGCGAGCGCCGGCTACGCCTACCTCGACGCGGTGATCAAGGAAGCCCGCGACAGCGACGGCAAGAGCCTCGACGGCAAGCGCCCGTCGCTCGCGCCGCGCCACACCGCCAACGTCTGGCTCAAGCAGTCGCTCGGCAACGACTTCTACGGCACCGCCGGCGTGCGCTACGTCGACGAGCGCTTCGCCAGCAGCACCAGCAACATAGTGCGTCTGCCGGCCTACACCGTCGGCGATATCGGCCTGATCTACCAGGGCAAGCGTTTCGAGGCCAACCTGATGCTGAAGAACGTCGCCGACGTGAAGTACTACGTGTCGGCGCACGGCGCAGCCGACGACTACAACATGCCGGGCGCACCGCGCACGCTGAGCCTGTCGACGCGCTTCCACTTCTGA
- a CDS encoding cation transporter, whose amino-acid sequence MRRSPGGHRNHHRNFPLWPINDYWHVFDEGNPLAEKNTKRAVLLTSIMMMVEIAGGWSFNSMALLADGWHMSSHALALGLSVLA is encoded by the coding sequence TTGCGGCGCTCACCCGGCGGCCATCGAAATCATCACCGCAACTTTCCACTCTGGCCGATCAATGACTACTGGCATGTTTTCGACGAGGGCAACCCATTGGCGGAGAAGAATACCAAACGCGCCGTCCTTTTGACCTCCATCATGATGATGGTGGAAATCGCCGGTGGCTGGTCCTTCAACTCGATGGCACTGCTCGCCGACGGCTGGCACATGAGTTCGCATGCCCTGGCACTGGGCTTGTCCGTACTGGCCTAG
- a CDS encoding cation transporter — MPWHWACPYWPRWQPDGSRATTGFHSGHGRSKSWGVTSAIFLVLIAGLMLYESVDRIIHPSPIHYDQAIVIAFVGLLVNVACAWLLGWPRPLP, encoded by the coding sequence ATGCCCTGGCACTGGGCTTGTCCGTACTGGCCTAGGTGGCAGCCCGACGGCTCGCGAGCGACCACCGGTTTTCATTCGGGACATGGAAGATCGAAATCCTGGGGGGTCACCAGCGCCATCTTCCTGGTGCTGATCGCTGGCCTGATGCTGTACGAATCGGTCGATCGCATTATCCATCCAAGCCCGATCCACTACGACCAAGCGATCGTGATTGCCTTCGTGGGGCTGCTGGTCAACGTCGCCTGCGCCTGGCTGCTGGGATGGCCACGGCCACTCCCATGA
- a CDS encoding cation transporter — MPSWGCWSTSPAPGCWDGHGHSHEHRHGHERRHHHDLNLRSAYIHVVADAATSVLAIVALLGGKYWSASWLDPVMGMAGAGVVAVWAYGLLRQCGRVLLDAEMDNPVVEEVREVIAESAVKAHICDLHVWRVGKGKFACILSLATEQDASPAYFKDQLGIHGELVHITVEVNRLQARSANG, encoded by the coding sequence TTGCCTTCGTGGGGCTGCTGGTCAACGTCGCCTGCGCCTGGCTGCTGGGATGGCCACGGCCACTCCCATGAGCATCGCCACGGGCATGAGCGCCGTCATCACCACGACCTGAACCTCCGTTCGGCTTACATCCATGTCGTTGCCGATGCCGCTACGTCGGTGCTGGCGATTGTCGCGCTTCTGGGGGGCAAGTACTGGAGTGCCAGCTGGCTAGATCCTGTCATGGGGATGGCAGGTGCCGGGGTGGTAGCGGTCTGGGCTTACGGCTTACTGCGTCAATGCGGACGAGTCCTGCTTGATGCAGAGATGGACAACCCCGTCGTCGAGGAAGTCCGAGAAGTGATCGCCGAGAGTGCGGTGAAGGCGCATATTTGTGACCTGCATGTGTGGCGGGTCGGGAAAGGCAAGTTTGCCTGCATCCTGAGCCTTGCCACCGAGCAAGACGCCTCACCTGCTTACTTCAAAGATCAGCTCGGTATCCATGGGGAACTGGTGCACATCACCGTGGAAGTGAACCGGCTTCAAGCCCGGTCAGCGAATGGCTAA
- the cysM gene encoding cysteine synthase CysM: MTLPAFKHLEDFVGRTPLVRLKRLPGNSSNVVLVKLEGNNPAGSVKDRPALSMIRHAEARGQIRPGDTLIEPTSGNTGIALAMAAAMMGYKLILVMPENSSAERVQSMRAYGAEVVLTPASASMPGSIDEARRLEADGVGVILDQFANPDNPLAHYEATGPEIWDETAGKVTHFVSSMGTTGTIMGVSRYLKEQNPAIQIVGVQPETGAQIPGIRKWEDEYLPKICDFSRIDRMIYVSQIEAEEMARLMAREEGILAGPSSGGALAAALKLSREVENAVIVSIVCDRGDRYLSTGLFA, translated from the coding sequence ATGACCCTGCCCGCGTTCAAGCATCTGGAAGATTTCGTCGGCCGCACCCCGCTCGTCAGGCTCAAGCGCCTGCCCGGCAACAGCAGCAACGTCGTGCTGGTGAAGCTCGAAGGCAACAACCCGGCCGGCTCGGTGAAGGACCGTCCGGCGCTGTCGATGATCCGCCACGCCGAGGCGCGCGGACAGATCCGTCCCGGCGACACGCTGATCGAGCCGACCAGCGGCAACACCGGCATCGCGCTGGCGATGGCGGCGGCGATGATGGGCTACAAGTTGATCCTGGTGATGCCGGAGAACTCCAGCGCCGAGCGCGTCCAGAGCATGCGCGCCTACGGCGCCGAGGTGGTGCTGACGCCGGCCTCCGCGTCTATGCCCGGTTCGATCGACGAGGCACGCCGGCTCGAGGCCGACGGCGTCGGCGTCATCCTCGACCAGTTCGCCAACCCGGACAACCCGCTCGCGCACTACGAGGCGACCGGCCCCGAGATCTGGGACGAAACCGCCGGCAAGGTGACCCACTTCGTGTCGAGCATGGGCACCACCGGCACCATCATGGGCGTGAGCCGCTACCTGAAGGAGCAGAACCCGGCGATCCAGATCGTCGGCGTGCAGCCCGAAACGGGCGCGCAGATCCCCGGCATCCGCAAGTGGGAAGACGAATACCTGCCGAAGATCTGCGACTTCTCGCGCATCGACCGCATGATCTACGTCAGCCAGATCGAGGCCGAGGAGATGGCGCGGCTGATGGCGCGCGAGGAGGGCATCCTCGCTGGCCCGTCGTCGGGCGGCGCGCTTGCCGCGGCGCTGAAGCTGTCGCGCGAGGTCGAGAACGCGGTGATCGTGTCCATCGTCTGCGACCGCGGCGACCGCTACCTGTCGACCGGCCTGTTCGCCTGA
- the zapE gene encoding cell division protein ZapE has product MISPKAWYESVRGREGFIEDAAQAAAIDALDVLWHALVEFKKKRNRFLGRSLLSPEVPRGLYFWGGVGRGKSFLMDAFFACVPYRRKRRVHFHVFMAEVHKQLKALAGEADPLKALAARIAKTTRLLCFDEFHVSDIADAMILARLLEALFQQGVVFVMTSNYPPDQLYPNGLHRDSFLPAIAMLERELAVHNVDGGNDYRLRELSKEPLFLTPADDTAEASLADLFERLASGSERTVRTIEILGRAIPVKRIAPGVAWFDFDAICGGPRAQTDYIEIAKSFHTVLVSGIPKLSARHAAEARRFSWLVDVFYDHRVKFAATSAAEPDAIYTEGVQASEFFRTASRLTEMQSTSYLALPHLVDPFLLTPAGQVAE; this is encoded by the coding sequence ATGATTTCCCCGAAGGCTTGGTACGAGTCGGTCAGGGGCCGCGAAGGCTTCATCGAGGACGCGGCTCAGGCGGCGGCGATCGACGCGCTCGACGTGCTGTGGCACGCGCTGGTCGAATTCAAGAAGAAGCGCAACCGCTTCCTCGGCCGCAGCCTGCTGTCGCCCGAAGTGCCGCGCGGTCTCTACTTCTGGGGCGGCGTCGGGCGCGGCAAGAGCTTCCTGATGGACGCCTTCTTCGCCTGCGTGCCCTACCGCCGCAAGCGCCGCGTGCATTTTCACGTGTTCATGGCCGAGGTGCACAAGCAGCTGAAGGCGCTGGCAGGCGAGGCTGACCCGCTCAAGGCGCTCGCCGCGCGCATCGCGAAGACGACGCGGCTCTTGTGCTTCGACGAATTCCACGTCAGCGACATCGCCGACGCGATGATCCTCGCGCGTCTGCTCGAAGCGCTGTTCCAGCAGGGCGTCGTGTTCGTGATGACTTCAAACTACCCGCCCGACCAGCTCTATCCGAACGGCCTGCATCGCGACAGCTTTTTGCCGGCGATCGCGATGCTCGAGCGCGAGCTTGCGGTACACAACGTCGACGGCGGCAACGACTACCGGCTGCGCGAACTGTCGAAAGAGCCCTTGTTCCTGACGCCGGCCGACGACACGGCCGAGGCGAGCCTGGCCGACCTGTTCGAGCGCCTCGCCTCCGGCAGCGAGAGGACGGTGAGGACGATCGAAATACTCGGCCGCGCGATCCCCGTGAAAAGGATCGCGCCGGGCGTCGCCTGGTTCGACTTCGACGCGATCTGCGGCGGCCCGCGCGCGCAGACCGACTATATCGAGATCGCCAAGAGCTTCCACACGGTGCTGGTGTCGGGCATCCCGAAACTGTCGGCGCGCCATGCGGCCGAAGCGCGCCGCTTCTCCTGGCTGGTCGACGTGTTCTACGACCATCGTGTGAAATTCGCCGCCACGAGCGCGGCCGAGCCCGATGCGATCTACACCGAGGGCGTACAGGCGAGCGAATTCTTCCGCACCGCGAGCCGGCTGACCGAGATGCAGTCGACGAGTTACCTGGCGTTGCCGCACCTGGTCGATCCCTTCTTGCTGACACCGGCCGGGCAGGTCGCCGAGTAG
- a CDS encoding SPOR domain-containing protein, with product MSDPHRDPDTPDNDDAHKRKVTRRVMLAGGLVVAAVAGVVLVSQFSPSRVKMTAQTQEPSSGRIVQKSASAPEALAPETSAPQAEASTPAAEPGLPPSPATEITPGVAAARGGESKRPTSPAPSGGAGPRAIAPTPAPAPTAAPPAQAPTPAPPVKPAPAKAFRPEPPPPAAATPAQTVGGPPAPAARQAGSSVGYNVQLGLFSSLENAQRLLTELKAKGVEAKTETRVFVGPFRTRAEAEEAIAALKEIGAQPLLVPAGR from the coding sequence ATGAGCGACCCGCACCGCGACCCCGATACGCCCGACAACGACGACGCCCACAAACGCAAGGTCACCCGGCGGGTGATGCTGGCCGGCGGCCTGGTGGTGGCCGCCGTCGCCGGCGTCGTGCTGGTCAGCCAGTTTTCGCCGAGCCGGGTGAAGATGACGGCGCAGACGCAGGAGCCGAGTTCCGGGCGCATCGTGCAGAAAAGCGCGTCGGCGCCCGAGGCCCTCGCCCCCGAGACGTCGGCGCCACAGGCCGAGGCGAGCACGCCGGCCGCCGAACCGGGCTTGCCGCCGTCGCCGGCGACCGAGATCACGCCGGGCGTCGCCGCGGCGCGCGGTGGCGAAAGCAAGCGCCCGACTTCGCCGGCGCCAAGCGGCGGCGCCGGCCCGCGTGCGATCGCACCGACGCCAGCGCCGGCCCCCACGGCGGCACCGCCTGCCCAAGCCCCCACGCCTGCGCCGCCGGTCAAACCGGCCCCCGCCAAGGCCTTCCGCCCCGAGCCCCCTCCTCCGGCCGCCGCTACGCCCGCCCAGACCGTGGGCGGGCCGCCGGCGCCGGCGGCACGCCAGGCCGGCAGCTCGGTCGGCTACAACGTGCAGCTCGGCTTGTTCAGCAGCCTAGAGAATGCGCAGCGCCTGCTGACGGAACTCAAGGCGAAGGGCGTCGAGGCCAAGACTGAGACGCGCGTCTTCGTCGGCCCCTTCCGCACCCGCGCCGAAGCCGAGGAGGCGATCGCCGCGCTCAAAGAGATCGGCGCGCAACCGCTGCTGGTTCCCGCCGGCCGGTAG
- the ndk gene encoding nucleoside-diphosphate kinase, which yields MAIERTLSIIKPDAVAKNVIGKIYDRFESNGLKIVAAKMKQLSRAEAEGFYAVHKERPFFNDLVGFMISGPVIIQALEGENAVLKNRDLMGATDPKKAEAGTIRADFADSIDANAVHGSDSLENAAIEIAYFFDANEICAR from the coding sequence ATGGCAATCGAACGTACCCTGTCCATCATCAAACCGGACGCCGTCGCCAAGAACGTGATCGGCAAGATCTACGACCGTTTCGAATCCAACGGTCTGAAAATCGTCGCCGCCAAAATGAAGCAACTGTCGCGCGCCGAAGCCGAAGGCTTCTACGCCGTGCACAAGGAGCGCCCGTTCTTCAACGATCTGGTCGGCTTCATGATCTCCGGTCCGGTGATCATCCAGGCGCTGGAAGGCGAAAACGCCGTCCTGAAAAACCGCGACCTGATGGGTGCGACCGATCCGAAGAAAGCCGAAGCCGGCACCATCCGCGCCGACTTCGCCGACTCGATCGACGCCAACGCCGTGCACGGTTCGGACAGCCTCGAGAACGCCGCGATCGAAATCGCCTACTTCTTCGACGCCAACGAAATCTGCGCTCGCTAA
- the rlmN gene encoding 23S rRNA (adenine(2503)-C(2))-methyltransferase RlmN: MKTNLLDFNLAQLTEHFAAMGEKPFRAKQIMRWMHQMGESDFDAMTDIAKSLRAKLAESAEVLVPALMTGQASSDGTRKWLLDVGTGNGVETVFIPENERGTLCVSSQVGCALECTFCSTGRQGFNRNLTTAEIIGQLWWANKAMGVTPKNERVISNVVMMGMGEPLANFDNVVSALNIMLDDHAYGLSRRRVTLSTSGLVPQMDRLREECPVALAVSLHAPNDAIRDVIVPINKKYPLKELMAACQRYLEKAPRDFITFEYVMLDGVNDRPEHARQLIELVKDVPCKFNLIPFNPFPNSGYQRSSNNAIHAFREKLQQAGFVVTVRKTRGDDIDAACGQLAGQVMDKTRRSAKWMQIAEAGDKA; encoded by the coding sequence ATGAAGACCAACCTGCTCGACTTCAACCTTGCGCAACTGACCGAACACTTCGCCGCGATGGGGGAGAAGCCCTTCCGCGCCAAGCAGATCATGCGCTGGATGCATCAGATGGGCGAATCCGACTTCGACGCCATGACCGATATCGCGAAAAGCTTGCGCGCCAAGCTCGCCGAGTCGGCCGAGGTGCTGGTGCCGGCGCTGATGACCGGGCAGGCCAGCAGTGATGGCACTCGCAAGTGGCTGCTCGACGTCGGCACCGGCAACGGTGTCGAGACCGTGTTCATCCCCGAGAACGAACGCGGCACCTTGTGCGTGTCATCCCAGGTCGGCTGTGCGCTGGAATGCACCTTCTGTTCCACCGGCCGCCAGGGTTTCAACCGCAACCTGACGACCGCCGAGATCATCGGTCAGCTGTGGTGGGCGAACAAGGCGATGGGCGTGACGCCGAAGAACGAACGCGTGATTTCCAACGTGGTGATGATGGGCATGGGCGAACCGCTCGCCAACTTCGACAACGTCGTCAGCGCGCTCAACATCATGCTCGACGACCACGCCTACGGTCTGAGTCGCCGCCGCGTGACGCTGTCGACCTCGGGCCTCGTGCCGCAGATGGACCGGCTGCGCGAGGAATGCCCGGTCGCGCTGGCGGTGTCGCTGCACGCGCCGAACGACGCGATCCGCGACGTGATCGTGCCGATCAACAAGAAATACCCGTTGAAAGAGCTGATGGCCGCGTGCCAGCGCTACCTGGAAAAGGCGCCGCGCGATTTCATCACCTTCGAGTATGTGATGCTTGACGGCGTCAACGACAGACCGGAACATGCACGCCAGCTGATTGAGCTCGTCAAGGATGTGCCGTGCAAGTTCAACCTGATTCCGTTCAACCCCTTCCCGAACTCGGGGTATCAGCGCTCGAGCAACAACGCGATCCACGCCTTCCGCGAGAAATTGCAGCAGGCGGGCTTCGTCGTGACGGTTCGCAAGACGCGCGGGGACGACATCGACGCGGCCTGTGGCCAGCTGGCCGGCCAGGTGATGGACAAGACGCGTCGCAGCGCCAAGTGGATGCAGATCGCCGAGGCTGGCGACAAGGCCTGA
- the pilW gene encoding type IV pilus biogenesis/stability protein PilW: MDADRRGWRQGLTAFLLGALLAAAAPLASAEPAPPAEIAELRTQLAVGYLKEGNLRAALESANVAVQTAPGYMSGHLIKGYIHQLLGQGADAEASMKKALAIEPASPEANNNYGWFLCENGRAGAALPYFRKALADPLYDSPQTAHANLGVCLSRLGQRGEANDELLAALSQQPSFPLALREMTRLQLMQDNAKLAGFYFGRLSKVAPPASADDLMLGLKVARLTGNRTLEGQMSSQLRSRFPDSKETQQLLTGS, from the coding sequence GTGGATGCAGATCGCCGAGGCTGGCGACAAGGCCTGACCGCCTTCCTGCTCGGTGCGCTGCTGGCCGCTGCCGCGCCGCTGGCGTCGGCCGAGCCCGCGCCGCCGGCCGAGATCGCCGAGCTGCGCACGCAGTTGGCGGTCGGCTACCTGAAGGAAGGGAACCTGCGCGCCGCGCTGGAGTCCGCCAATGTGGCGGTGCAGACGGCGCCGGGCTATATGTCGGGCCACCTGATCAAGGGCTATATCCACCAGTTGCTTGGGCAGGGCGCCGACGCCGAAGCCAGTATGAAGAAGGCGCTGGCGATCGAGCCGGCGAGTCCCGAGGCGAACAACAACTACGGCTGGTTCCTGTGCGAGAACGGCCGGGCGGGAGCCGCCTTGCCGTACTTCCGCAAGGCGCTGGCCGACCCGCTCTACGACAGCCCGCAGACCGCGCACGCCAACCTCGGCGTCTGTCTTTCGAGGCTCGGCCAACGTGGCGAGGCGAACGACGAGCTGTTGGCCGCGCTGAGCCAGCAGCCGAGCTTCCCGCTGGCGCTGCGCGAGATGACGAGGCTGCAGCTGATGCAGGACAACGCGAAGCTCGCCGGCTTTTATTTCGGCCGCCTGAGTAAGGTGGCCCCGCCGGCGTCGGCCGACGACCTGATGCTCGGGCTGAAGGTGGCGCGCCTGACCGGCAATCGTACGCTCGAGGGACAGATGAGTAGCCAGCTGCGCAGCCGTTTTCCCGATTCCAAGGAAACCCAGCAATTGCTAACCGGAAGCTGA